One Aquamicrobium sp. genomic region harbors:
- a CDS encoding MFS transporter: MTDQATAKRNILVLTAAQALGAASPPIIISLGGIVGQTLSSVPALATLPVSLYNLGLALGTIPAAMIMKRMGRRTGYLLGASIGVVSGLVATLGIVGATFLVFCLGTFVAGFYGAYVQSYRFAAADAATGALKAKAISWVMIGGLAAAVIGPQLVIWTRDALPAAPFAGSFLSQAALALLALPVLMLLRAPKPAALPAGQQAAAGRPLGEIMKTPRFMLAVAAGVVSYGLMSFVMTAAPMAMVGCGFTVGEAAFGIQWHVLAMFAPSFFTGNLIARFGKEQITAFGLVLIAASGVVALAGLDLANFFVSLILLGFGWNFGFIGATAMITDCHTPEERGKVQGANDFIVFGTVAVASFSSGSLFTSTGWEAINWMIFPIVGIVLVPLVWQAARKRRARAA; this comes from the coding sequence ATGACCGACCAGGCGACCGCCAAGAGAAACATCCTCGTTCTGACCGCCGCGCAGGCGCTGGGCGCGGCCAGCCCGCCGATCATCATCTCGCTCGGCGGCATCGTCGGGCAGACGCTGTCGTCGGTGCCGGCGCTGGCGACGCTGCCGGTCAGCCTCTACAATCTCGGCCTCGCCCTCGGCACCATCCCGGCGGCGATGATCATGAAGCGGATGGGGCGGCGCACCGGCTACCTGCTCGGCGCGTCGATCGGCGTCGTCTCCGGCCTCGTCGCCACGCTCGGCATCGTCGGCGCCACCTTCCTCGTCTTCTGCCTCGGCACCTTCGTCGCCGGCTTCTACGGCGCCTATGTCCAGAGCTACCGCTTCGCCGCCGCCGACGCCGCCACCGGGGCGCTGAAGGCCAAGGCGATCTCGTGGGTGATGATCGGCGGGCTCGCTGCCGCCGTGATCGGGCCGCAGCTCGTCATCTGGACGCGCGACGCGCTGCCGGCGGCGCCCTTCGCCGGCTCCTTCCTCAGCCAGGCGGCGCTGGCGCTGCTGGCGCTGCCCGTGCTGATGCTGCTGCGCGCGCCCAAGCCGGCCGCGCTGCCCGCCGGCCAGCAGGCGGCGGCAGGCCGGCCGCTCGGGGAGATCATGAAGACGCCGCGCTTCATGCTCGCCGTCGCCGCCGGCGTCGTCTCCTACGGGCTGATGAGCTTCGTCATGACCGCCGCGCCGATGGCGATGGTCGGCTGCGGCTTCACCGTCGGCGAGGCGGCGTTCGGCATCCAGTGGCACGTGCTGGCGATGTTCGCGCCGAGCTTCTTCACCGGCAACCTGATCGCCCGCTTCGGCAAGGAGCAGATCACCGCGTTCGGCCTCGTCCTGATCGCGGCGTCCGGCGTGGTGGCGTTGGCCGGGCTCGACCTCGCCAACTTCTTCGTCTCGCTGATCCTGCTCGGCTTCGGCTGGAACTTCGGCTTCATCGGCGCGACGGCGATGATCACCGACTGTCACACGCCAGAGGAACGCGGCAAGGTGCAGGGCGCCAACGACTTCATCGTCTTCGGCACGGTGGCCGTCGCCTCCTTCTCGTCCGGCTCGCTGTTCACCTCGACCGGCTGGGAAGCCATCAACTGGATGATCTTCCCCATCGTCGGGATCGTCCTCGTCCCGCTCGTCTGGCAGGCCGCCCGCAAGCGCCGGGCGCGCGCGGCGTAA
- a CDS encoding ArsR/SmtB family transcription factor: MNIETTIDPNVMRAAADEASELLKALSNQHRLLILCQLIEGEKSVGQLAEFLGIRDSTVSQHLALLRRERIIAGRRDGQTIWYRIESGPARAVMEVLYGAYCSPQC, encoded by the coding sequence ATGAATATCGAGACGACCATCGATCCGAACGTCATGCGCGCGGCCGCCGACGAGGCCAGCGAGCTTCTGAAGGCGCTGTCCAACCAGCACCGGCTGCTGATCCTGTGCCAACTGATCGAGGGCGAGAAATCCGTCGGCCAGCTCGCCGAGTTCCTCGGCATCCGCGATTCGACGGTCTCCCAGCATCTGGCGCTCCTGCGCCGCGAGCGCATCATCGCCGGCCGCCGCGACGGCCAGACGATCTGGTACCGCATCGAGAGCGGGCCGGCGCGCGCGGTGATGGAGGTGCTGTACGGCGCCTATTGCTCGCCGCAATGTTGA
- the trxC gene encoding thioredoxin TrxC — MSASRQIVCLACSGINRVPLDRPAEAALCGRCKAPLFSGKPAEVDAAMLDRQVRQGEVPVLIDVWAPWCGPCRMMAPAFEAAAAALGPEMRLLKLNSDAEPDMAARLGIRGIPTMILFAGGREVARVSGAMAAQQIVSWARGKQAATA, encoded by the coding sequence ATGTCCGCCAGTCGCCAGATCGTCTGCCTCGCCTGCTCCGGCATCAACCGCGTGCCGCTGGACAGGCCGGCCGAGGCCGCGCTGTGCGGCCGCTGCAAGGCGCCGCTGTTTTCCGGCAAGCCGGCCGAGGTCGACGCCGCGATGCTCGACCGGCAGGTGCGGCAGGGCGAGGTTCCGGTTCTGATCGACGTCTGGGCGCCGTGGTGCGGCCCGTGCCGGATGATGGCCCCGGCCTTCGAGGCCGCCGCCGCGGCGCTGGGGCCAGAGATGCGGCTCCTAAAGCTCAATTCCGACGCCGAGCCCGACATGGCCGCGCGCCTCGGCATACGCGGCATCCCGACGATGATCCTGTTCGCCGGCGGGCGCGAGGTCGCCCGCGTGTCGGGCGCGATGGCGGCGCAGCAGATCGTTTCGTGGGCGCGCGGCAAGCAGGCCGCCACCGCCTGA
- a CDS encoding FAD/NAD(P)-binding oxidoreductase: MNRRKFLLGSGGAAVLAGLPVAFASPAAAQSSDSRARIVIAGAGAAGLAMAARLRRGMPRASIAVIDAKKEHHFQPGYTLVGAGLWTPGQVTERNADYMPRGVEWIEEAVAEFDPEANAVVTASGRRADYDFLIVATGLKLDYTAIEGMDAALIGKDGIASIYAGPHEAAASAAAIDRFLETGGVGLFGRPAGEMKCAGAPLKITFVTDDKARRQGRRGAVELIYNAHGPAVFAVPPVNDKVKEMFSARGVAVNYGHVLTAIDPGAKRATYRTEGGDVTLDYDFIHVVPPMRAPDAVRASPLPWREGNLAADGWVEADKPTLRHPRYANVFAVGDIAGVPRGKTAASVKWQVPVVADNLIAETAGRTASATYNGYTSCPMVTGYGKAMLIEFDYDGTLIPSFPFIDPLKELWVSWLIEEKGLLGAYRAMLRGRA, translated from the coding sequence ATGAACAGACGCAAGTTTCTTTTGGGCAGCGGCGGCGCGGCCGTGCTCGCCGGCCTGCCTGTGGCCTTCGCAAGCCCGGCCGCCGCGCAGAGCTCCGATTCTCGCGCCCGCATCGTCATCGCTGGCGCCGGCGCGGCCGGCCTCGCCATGGCCGCACGCTTGCGTCGCGGCATGCCGCGGGCGAGCATCGCCGTCATCGACGCCAAGAAGGAGCATCACTTCCAGCCCGGCTACACGCTGGTCGGCGCCGGCTTGTGGACGCCGGGGCAAGTCACGGAACGCAACGCCGACTACATGCCGCGCGGCGTCGAGTGGATCGAGGAGGCGGTCGCCGAGTTCGATCCCGAGGCCAACGCCGTCGTCACCGCTTCCGGCAGGCGCGCCGATTACGATTTCCTGATCGTCGCCACCGGGCTGAAGCTCGACTATACAGCGATCGAGGGCATGGATGCGGCGCTGATCGGCAAGGACGGCATCGCCTCGATCTATGCCGGCCCCCATGAGGCCGCCGCCTCGGCCGCGGCCATCGACCGCTTCCTCGAGACCGGCGGCGTCGGCCTGTTCGGCCGTCCGGCCGGCGAGATGAAATGCGCCGGTGCGCCGTTGAAGATCACCTTCGTCACCGACGACAAGGCGCGCAGGCAGGGCCGGCGCGGCGCAGTCGAGCTGATCTACAACGCCCACGGCCCGGCCGTGTTCGCGGTTCCGCCGGTCAACGACAAGGTCAAGGAGATGTTTTCCGCCCGCGGCGTCGCGGTCAATTACGGCCATGTGCTGACCGCCATCGACCCCGGCGCGAAGCGCGCCACCTATCGCACCGAGGGCGGCGACGTCACGCTCGACTACGACTTCATCCATGTCGTGCCGCCGATGCGCGCGCCCGACGCGGTGCGCGCGAGCCCTTTGCCATGGCGGGAGGGCAACCTCGCCGCCGATGGCTGGGTCGAGGCCGACAAGCCGACGCTGCGCCATCCGCGCTATGCCAATGTCTTTGCCGTCGGCGACATCGCCGGCGTGCCGCGCGGCAAGACCGCCGCCTCGGTCAAGTGGCAGGTGCCGGTCGTCGCCGACAATTTGATCGCCGAGACGGCCGGGCGTACGGCGAGCGCCACCTATAACGGCTACACCTCCTGCCCGATGGTCACGGGCTACGGCAAGGCGATGCTGATCGAGTTCGACTATGACGGCACGCTGATCCCCTCCTTCCCCTTCATCGACCCGCTGAAGGAACTGTGGGTGTCGTGGCTGATCGAGGAAAAGGGCCTGCTCGGCGCCTATCGCGCCATGCTGCGCGGCCGGGCCTGA
- a CDS encoding DUF5368 family protein: protein MSDFNPVTLFFILSESMGGWLWLLLVAAVLLLGGIVLGFSRLRRAGRPARRPLMAAAIMGTLATIVFTILMPAWTLAGIDAFASGLDVAIAILLALVPGVMIAALVFTMASLRCASRGLRTQTA from the coding sequence ATGAGCGATTTCAACCCCGTCACCCTGTTCTTCATCCTGTCCGAAAGCATGGGCGGCTGGCTGTGGCTGCTGCTCGTCGCCGCCGTGCTGCTGCTCGGCGGCATCGTCCTCGGCTTCTCCCGGCTGCGCCGCGCCGGCCGGCCGGCGCGGCGGCCGCTGATGGCGGCGGCGATCATGGGCACGCTGGCGACGATCGTCTTCACCATCCTGATGCCGGCATGGACGCTCGCCGGCATCGACGCCTTCGCGTCCGGCCTCGACGTCGCCATCGCTATCCTGCTGGCGCTGGTTCCCGGCGTCATGATCGCCGCGCTCGTCTTCACCATGGCGTCGCTGCGCTGCGCCTCGCGCGGCCTGCGGACGCAGACTGCGTAA
- a CDS encoding winged helix DNA-binding protein, producing MIAAAIGPVVSSAHLANSSLPALSEIEFALTMTNNAFQRWTVRCMAAAGGPAMSPLEVLIVHLVNHRERPKTLADICLVLNIEDTHLASYAIKKLVEHGLVKTGRVGKEKTIAITEEGTRLCRRYGEVREALVVRAARQLGHDPQDLSRIAAVLRALSGAYDQAARAAASL from the coding sequence TTGATAGCGGCGGCGATCGGGCCGGTCGTCTCCTCGGCGCATCTGGCGAATTCCAGCCTGCCGGCGCTGTCGGAGATCGAGTTCGCGCTGACCATGACCAACAACGCCTTCCAGCGCTGGACGGTGCGCTGCATGGCGGCGGCGGGCGGGCCGGCGATGTCGCCGCTCGAGGTGCTGATCGTGCATCTCGTCAACCACCGCGAGCGGCCGAAGACGCTGGCCGACATCTGCCTCGTTCTCAACATCGAGGACACGCATTTGGCCAGCTACGCCATCAAGAAGCTGGTCGAGCACGGGCTGGTGAAGACCGGGCGGGTCGGCAAGGAGAAGACCATCGCCATCACCGAGGAGGGCACGCGGCTGTGCCGGCGCTACGGCGAGGTGCGCGAGGCGCTGGTGGTGCGCGCCGCGCGCCAGCTCGGCCACGACCCGCAGGACCTGTCGCGCATCGCCGCCGTGCTGCGGGCGCTGTCGGGCGCCTACGACCAGGCCGCGCGGGCGGCGGCGTCGCTCTAG
- a CDS encoding TRAP transporter large permease: protein MDIGLLSLLLVVVLFGLLLAGLWVGFALMAVGLVAMELASNAPVASVFARRVWGSMNVWDLTALPMFIWMGEILFRSRLSSDMFEGLAPFTRRLPGRLLHVNVFGCALFACVSGSSAATTATVGRMSLPELKRRGYDPRIAIGTLAGSGTFGFLIPPSIIMIVYGAATEQSIARLFLAGVGPGILLAALFSAYVMVWALLNRDGMPPPEPKAGPGEKLRALGLLLPTVLLIVAVIGSIYAGFASPTEAAVLGVAGALAIAWFSGGLDRDSFVTALRGAAITSCMIAFILAGASFLTVAMGFTGVPRILAAWIGEQGFSHYALLAVLLVFFIVLGCFLDGISIVVLTTSIILPMVLAAGIDPIWFGIFLVLVVEMSQITPPVGFNLFVIQSITGRNIFEIAYYALPFFLLLVLATAILTVFPEIALWLPGTMMSN from the coding sequence ATGGATATCGGCCTGCTTTCCCTCCTCCTCGTCGTCGTGCTGTTCGGCCTGCTGCTCGCGGGCCTTTGGGTCGGCTTCGCGCTGATGGCCGTCGGGCTGGTGGCGATGGAGCTCGCCTCCAACGCGCCGGTCGCCTCCGTCTTCGCCCGCCGCGTCTGGGGGTCGATGAACGTCTGGGATTTGACCGCGCTGCCGATGTTCATCTGGATGGGCGAGATCCTGTTCCGCTCGCGCCTGTCCTCCGACATGTTCGAGGGGCTGGCGCCGTTCACGCGCCGGCTGCCCGGCCGGCTGCTGCATGTCAACGTCTTCGGCTGCGCGCTGTTCGCCTGCGTCTCCGGCTCGTCGGCGGCCACCACCGCCACCGTCGGGCGCATGTCGCTGCCCGAGCTGAAGCGGCGCGGCTACGATCCCAGAATCGCCATCGGCACGCTGGCCGGTTCCGGCACGTTCGGCTTCCTGATCCCGCCGTCGATCATCATGATCGTCTACGGCGCGGCGACCGAGCAGTCGATCGCGCGGCTGTTCCTCGCCGGTGTCGGGCCCGGGATCCTGCTCGCCGCGCTGTTCTCGGCCTATGTCATGGTCTGGGCGCTCCTGAACCGCGACGGCATGCCGCCGCCCGAACCGAAGGCGGGCCCGGGCGAGAAGCTGCGCGCGCTCGGCCTGCTCCTGCCGACGGTGCTGCTCATCGTCGCGGTCATCGGCTCGATCTATGCCGGCTTCGCCTCGCCGACCGAGGCGGCGGTGCTCGGCGTCGCCGGGGCGCTGGCCATCGCCTGGTTCTCCGGCGGCCTCGACCGCGACAGCTTCGTCACCGCGCTGCGCGGGGCGGCGATCACCAGCTGCATGATCGCCTTCATCCTCGCCGGCGCCTCGTTCCTCACCGTCGCCATGGGCTTCACCGGCGTGCCGCGCATCCTCGCCGCCTGGATCGGCGAGCAGGGCTTCTCGCACTACGCGCTGCTGGCCGTGCTGCTCGTCTTCTTCATCGTGCTCGGCTGCTTCCTCGACGGCATCTCCATCGTGGTGCTGACGACGTCGATCATCCTGCCCATGGTGCTCGCCGCCGGCATCGACCCGATCTGGTTCGGCATCTTCCTCGTGCTTGTGGTCGAGATGAGCCAGATCACGCCGCCGGTCGGGTTCAACCTGTTCGTCATCCAGTCGATAACGGGGCGCAACATCTTCGAGATCGCCTATTACGCGTTGCCGTTCTTCCTGCTTCTGGTATTGGCGACGGCCATCCTGACCGTTTTCCCGGAGATTGCGCTGTGGCTGCCCGGCACGATGATGAGCAATTGA
- a CDS encoding TRAP transporter small permease produces MRKALDALYGAALVGACLSMIAIAVLVFVQVAARMVDAVAVFLGLPRYGFTIPSLAEIGGFLFVASAFLALAATLRAAGHVRVTLLMRWFGPRGDRIMTVVVLLSALGLTAFAVWSVWLLTRASFERGSVSVGIIAIPLWIPQGVMMLGLVIFAIALLDELVSMLRGGEAAFRTVENRREAAEGGH; encoded by the coding sequence ATGCGCAAGGCGCTCGATGCCCTCTACGGTGCCGCCCTCGTCGGCGCGTGCCTGTCCATGATCGCCATCGCGGTTCTGGTATTCGTCCAGGTCGCGGCGCGCATGGTCGACGCGGTCGCCGTCTTCCTCGGCCTGCCGCGCTACGGCTTCACCATCCCGTCGCTGGCCGAGATCGGCGGCTTCCTGTTCGTCGCCTCCGCCTTCCTGGCGCTGGCCGCGACGTTGCGCGCGGCCGGCCATGTCCGCGTCACGCTGCTGATGCGCTGGTTCGGCCCGCGCGGCGACCGGATCATGACGGTCGTCGTCCTTCTCTCGGCGCTCGGCCTCACCGCCTTCGCGGTCTGGTCGGTGTGGCTGCTGACACGGGCGTCCTTCGAGCGCGGCTCGGTCTCGGTCGGGATCATCGCCATCCCGCTGTGGATCCCGCAGGGCGTGATGATGCTGGGGCTCGTCATCTTCGCCATCGCGCTCCTCGACGAGCTCGTTTCCATGCTGCGCGGGGGCGAGGCCGCCTTCCGCACCGTCGAGAACCGGCGCGAAGCCGCCGAGGGAGGGCACTGA
- a CDS encoding TRAP transporter substrate-binding protein, with protein sequence MKHFTRAGLLGAAFVTLAASAAFAQTAWDMPTPYGDGIFHTKNIHQFAEEVKAATNGGLTITVHSANSLFGHAEIKDAVVDGSVPIGEFLLSRLANEDPIFALDSIPFLASSYDEAQKLWEASREAVSAKLAEEGLTVLYAVPWPGQSLYLKTEVTDPAQMQGLKFRAYNVATERLATLLGATPTQVEETDIPTAFSTGRVEAMITSPSTGANAKAWDFVTYYIDTQAWLPKNIIVVNTAALEALGEDERKALLDAAAAAEARGLEMSKEETSAKIAELEAGGMKVSQPTEALAAKLQEIGQTMTAEWEASASEAGKAAVEAYRNQ encoded by the coding sequence ATGAAGCATTTCACGCGCGCAGGCCTGCTCGGCGCCGCTTTCGTCACGCTCGCGGCGTCCGCCGCTTTTGCCCAGACCGCATGGGACATGCCCACGCCCTATGGCGACGGCATCTTCCACACCAAGAACATCCACCAGTTCGCGGAAGAGGTGAAGGCGGCGACCAACGGCGGCCTGACGATCACCGTCCATTCGGCCAATTCGCTGTTCGGCCATGCCGAGATCAAGGACGCCGTGGTCGACGGCTCGGTGCCGATCGGCGAGTTCCTCCTGTCGCGCCTCGCCAACGAGGACCCGATCTTCGCGCTCGATTCCATCCCCTTCCTCGCCTCCTCCTATGACGAGGCGCAGAAGCTGTGGGAGGCCTCGCGCGAGGCGGTCTCCGCCAAGCTGGCCGAAGAGGGGCTGACCGTGCTCTACGCCGTGCCGTGGCCGGGCCAGAGCCTTTACCTCAAGACCGAGGTGACCGACCCGGCGCAGATGCAGGGCCTGAAGTTCCGCGCCTACAACGTCGCCACCGAGCGGCTCGCCACCCTGCTCGGCGCGACGCCGACGCAGGTCGAGGAGACCGATATCCCGACCGCGTTCTCCACCGGGCGCGTCGAGGCGATGATCACCTCGCCCTCGACCGGCGCCAACGCCAAGGCGTGGGACTTCGTCACCTATTACATCGACACCCAGGCCTGGCTGCCGAAGAACATCATCGTCGTCAACACGGCCGCGCTCGAGGCTCTCGGCGAGGACGAGCGCAAGGCGCTGCTCGACGCGGCCGCCGCCGCCGAGGCGCGCGGGCTCGAGATGTCCAAGGAGGAGACCTCGGCCAAGATCGCCGAGCTCGAGGCCGGCGGCATGAAGGTGTCGCAGCCGACCGAGGCGCTGGCGGCCAAGCTCCAGGAGATCGGCCAGACCATGACCGCCGAATGGGAAGCCAGCGCCTCCGAGGCCGGCAAGGCGGCCGTCGAGGCCTATCGCAACCAGTAA